In Jaculus jaculus isolate mJacJac1 chromosome 4, mJacJac1.mat.Y.cur, whole genome shotgun sequence, a single genomic region encodes these proteins:
- the Gpr45 gene encoding probable G-protein coupled receptor 45: MACNSTSMETYSYLLLNVSNASDSRVAPLPAPLRLSLAIMMMLMIVVGFLGNTVVCIIVYQRPAMRSAINLLLATLAFSDIMLSLCCMPFTAITLITVRWHFGDHFCRLSATLYWFFVLEGVAILLIISVDRFLIIVQRQDKLNPRRAKVIIAVSWVLSFCISAPSLTGWTFVEVPARAPQCVLGYTEFPAERAYVVTLVVAVFFVPFGVMLCSYLCILNTVRKNAVRVHNQSDSLDLRQLSRAGLRRLQRQQQVSLDLSFKTKAFTTILILFVGFSLCWLPHSVYSLLSVFSRRFYYSSSFYATSTCVLWLSYLKSVFNPIVYCWRIKKFREACIELLPQTFQILPKVPERIQRRIQPSTVYVCNENQSAV, from the coding sequence ATGGCCTGCAACAGCACCTCCATGGAGACTTACTCATACTTGCTGTTGAACGTAAGCAATGCCTCCGACTCCAGGGTCGCCCCCCTTCCCGCCCCCCTCAGGTTGTCCTTGGCAATCATGATGATGCTGATGATTGTGGTGGGATTCCTGGGCAACACGGTTGTGTGCATCATCGTGTATCAGAGGCCGGCGATGCGCTCTGCCATCAACCTGCTGCTGGCCACCCTGGCCTTCTCTGACATCATGCTGTCCCTGTGCTGCATGCCTTTCACTGCCATCACCCTCATCACCGTCCGCTGGCACTTTGGGGATCACTTTTGCCGGCTCTCGGCCACGCTCTACTGGTTTTTTGTCCTGGAGGGCGTGGCCATCCTGCTCATCATCAGCGTGGACCGCTTTCTCATCATCGTCCAGCGCCAAGACAAGCTGAACCCACGCAGGGCCAAGGTGATCATCGCGGTTTCCTGGGTGCTGTCTTTCTGCATCTCCGCGCCCTCGCTCACGGGCTGGACGTTCGTGGAGGTGCCCGCGCGGGCCCCGCAGTGCGTGCTGGGCTACACCGAGTTCCCCGCCGAGCGCGCCTACGTGGTGACGCTGGTGGTGGCCGTGTTCTTCGTGCCCTTCGGCGTCATGCTGTGCTCCTACCTGTGCATCCTCAACACCGTGCGCAAGAACGCCGTCCGCGTGCACAACCAGTCCGACAGCCTGGACCTGAGGCAGCTGTCCAGAGCCGGCCTGAGGCGGCTCCAGCGGCAGCAGCAGGTCAGCTTGGACCTGAGCTTCAAAACCAAGGCCTTCACCACCATCCTCATCCTCTTCGTGGGCTTCTCCCTCTGCTGGCTGCCGCACTCCGTCTACAGCCTGCTGTCGGTGTTCAGCCGGCGCTTTTACTACAGCTCCTCCTTCTACGCCACCAGCACGTGCGTCCTGTGGCTCAGTTACCTCAAGTCCGTCTTCAACCCCATCGTCTACTGCTGGAGGATCAAGAAATTCCGGGAGGCCTGCATAGAGCTGCTGCCCCAAACCTTCCAAATCCTTCCCAAAGTGCCTGAGCGGATCCAGCGGAGAATCCAGCCCAGCACGGTGTACGTGTGCAACGAAAACCAATCCGCGGTCTAG